Within the Polaribacter pectinis genome, the region AAACAAACCAACTACCATTATTTATAACAACCCAAAAGGTTTTGCTAAAAATACAATTGCAGAAGATAAAACCATTGCTATTAGAATTGTAAAAGACGAATTTTGTAGAAAATTAATAAAACGATTTGGCAAACCAATAGTTTCTACGTCTGCAAATGTTAGTGGAGAAAATACACCAAAATCATTTAAAGAAATTAGTCAACCAATTTTGGATGGAGTAGATTATATAGTAAATTTGCATCAAAGTAAAGAGAATATAAAATCATCAACTATTTTAAAGATTGTAGGAGAAGATATTCAAGTTTTAAGAGCGTAGATTCATGC harbors:
- a CDS encoding L-threonylcarbamoyladenylate synthase, which gives rise to MLTEILNTNEFLKQGKTILYPTDTVWGLGCDATNFEAVSNIYKLKNREESKSLIVLVSSIFMLKKYVSVPNKALEILKNTNKPTTIIYNNPKGFAKNTIAEDKTIAIRIVKDEFCRKLIKRFGKPIVSTSANVSGENTPKSFKEISQPILDGVDYIVNLHQSKENIKSSTILKIVGEDIQVLRA